The Fusarium oxysporum f. sp. lycopersici 4287 supercont2.34 genomic scaffold, whole genome shotgun sequence genome contains the following window.
TATTTGGGATGGGGATGTAGCCTACCGTTTTGGTCGAGCGAGTGTGAAGCTGTCCTCAGGACTGTTCCCAATATGCATACCGTGCCTATAGGGCATATTCTAGAGAAAAGACATCACCCAGCAATTCGACGCCTGGGCTTCCAATAGCAGTAAGTTTACTACTGGGGTTAAGACATTCATGGAAAAGATAGCAATGCTTGACTCCGCGGGACGTTGGCCCACCATCAAACCCTTGACGGAGGATAGGAAGCTTGACAGATCTTGCGCAGGGAGTTCGGCCTATAAAGAGGCGGAGCAGGCGGTCCAGCTCGCGTCGTCGCACGGGAAAGGCGCCCTCCTGTCTGTTGGAGAGAGAAGGGGTTTGCTACCGCAGGGTATCGACTGGTAGCAGCCTACCGCATAAACGCATCCATTCATCGACTCCTTTTGTATTCATGTCTTCTACCACTGCGCGTTCCACATCACCAATGTGGACTCGCCGCGGACCGTCAGGAGGccctactgtaccaattaccacTGGTAATGGCATCCAAAACCATTTTTTGGGCGTTCAATATGCGGACGGGTTTCGTCCCAGATTCCATATTTGGTATAATTCTCTCCGCTACCGGACTACCTCTCGCTGTTTATTCCACTAGCCCAAGTGGGTTTACTAGAGGTTCATTCACTTGCTACTTTGAAGTGAATCACTGGCTTGAAATTGAACAGCCTTGACCCATCTAAGTTACAGATCCACTCGAAATTCTACTCTACTAGAGCTAGAGCTGCACTATAATACAACCTTCTCCCTGTTCGACAGCCGAATATAAGGCTTTTTTTTCATCGATATCCCACTGAACCATTTCCCAGAACTCACCCATGTCTCTTCTGCTTGCAAACAATTGCTCCTTCTCGGTCTCTTGAGCTACTTGTGCTTCGATACGATTAGCCTCTGCTTTGTCCCAGTCTTAATTAGCCGttatctcttctttggcagcaCCTCCCCATTTGCTTATAATCAAAACACCCGCTATGGCTTGCTTTTAGGTAGCCTAGAGGTAGGCCCATTGCTTTTCGATACGGGTGTTATCAAGTACGGTTCCTGGGGGTTAGGCCTTATACCAATCATCTCTTGACTTGACGTATCCTTGGTGGATGACTCGTGGATCGTCATACCTCAAATGCTTAGTTGCACCTGGAGCTGTATCTTTCGAAAGCAATGGTGATGGCACTGGTGGTCTACAGATAGATGGTGTAGGCTATGGATATCAAGGTTCTGCAGTCGTGATGTCTCAGTCTACCTGCCCTGCTTCGATGGTAAACTAGAACAGCAGTTCTTGAGAATTCAATTCAGGCTTAAACTCGAAGGTTTCCAAAGTCGTGATTGGCTGCCACTGCAGTTTATTGAtcgctgttgttgatggttTTGGTTGCTTAGCGGCTGCGAGGGATATCTATTGATGGTCTTCCAAACACACCTGCGGCTGGTCTGAAGATACAACTGGCAATGCTCGTAATTCCGTGTACTGTAGTAGATACTCATTTGAGTTCCTTGCGTAACTGAGTATATAACATTTAATACATAAAGCAGGGTTATGCATCAGCCTTACGTTCTCAATGGCTTTACAGCCACCAAGTCCTTTTCTTACACTAAATAAGAATAGAGATAAGCTCACATCTACAGGATTAATTGTTTTATAGGGCTCTAAATGGGGTAATTAATTACCTTTCCCAGTCAAATGCCAGTGCGAATAGAAATCTTCAAGTTATAGTACTTAATCTATTGGTTTTATAGGTACAATCTAAGATTAAGACATCCAGATAGGCTTGTAAGTATGCCACAGAATCCGGGTGCGCAAAGAGAACAACTTTAACTCATCCTTCAGGCCCAGTTTGAAATTGACTCCAGAATCCTTTTTTAAACCGCTAATTAGCAAGTGTGTTAATGCTGCTTTATCCTTAGTAGATTTCTTGCCTAGTATCTGCAATGCGATTAAAGATATCCCGCTGTGTTGCTACTGTGTCGGTATTCTGCCGCATGTACGTTCTAATTTCTTTAGGGGCGATCCCAGCGTTAGCAAGGCCGGTCAGATGAGACAGGTGTTCCTGAAATATTGTCCGAAGTACTGGGTGGGCGGTGGCGCCTTGGCTCGGTTCATGATTAGCCGGCTGTCAGAACAATGCGTAGAGTCCAGGTACTCTTATCTCTAGACTCCTGATCGCCAACACCGAGAACTCGCAGTCTGTTGTTCCAGTTGTCGTCTTGCATTGCCGTTCTCTCGAAACAGTTGGATGGTTACGACCACGATCACATTTACATGATTATCCTACTGCCGGTTTTCTCCTTGGTCGACCTTCCAGTTATGAACGCGTAGCCCCTGGTAGTTGCCCAGGCGTTGATCGCTTCAAAAAGTGCCTCCCGTGACTCGCCCTCGGGAGGCAGTCCGATAGCGGAGAGAGCTATACTAAATACGGAATCCGGGACGAGACCTGTCCGCTTATTGACCGTCCAAAGAATGTTATTGGGGCCATTACCAATGACAATTGATACAGTGGGCTACAGGACGCAAATCACAGTACTATTCATCACGAATCGTACCATCGTGCGTCAACTGTGACGAAAACCAAATAAATTAAGCCTAGCATACCCCCCAAAGGTACAGCATGTGATAAATAGCCTCCGGACTGGGTGGTCATTAATCAGATCATCTTAGCCACGATAAAACCACCTGATCATGTGCCACACACATGTTGTCGTCAGCCATCAGCGCAAGAAGATGAATAACTGTATATGGTGACAAGAGAGGGCATATGAGGAGCAAAAGTCTTCCTCTCAATTAACTGAACTATTAACAGATCACTTGCTGAATTATTACGGAAATGGCGTCAAATAGCACGCTTCCACTTACTATGCGCGCCGTACAATGGTGCTCAATCAAAGGCGGCATCGAGAAAAACCTTAAGCCAGTCATGGATGCAAAACTTCCCAAACACGCTCGGTCACTCCCAAAAGGCCACACGCTCGTGAAAGTCGCATACGCATCGCTTAATCATCTCGACTACAAAGTGGCCGAAATGCCTCTGTGCAACATAATGTTCCCCAAGCCTGCCACGCCGGGGCTTGACTTTTCCGGCACAATTGTTTCCACGACGTTGGACGATTTCGAAGAAGGCCAGCGTGTCTTTGGGAGAGCCGAGTTACCCAGTGGTGGAACCATGGCAGAGTATGCTGTTGTCGGAGGCGCAGGAATAGCTGCTTTGCCTGATGGTGTGTTCCTCAAAGAAGCAGCTTGTATTGGTATCTGCGGTACCACTGCTTTGCAATGTCTTCGACCGTTCGTGCAGCCGGGAGACAGAGTTTTTATCAACGGCGGTAGTGGAGGCGTTGGTATTTTCGCGATTCAGATTGCCAAAGCCCTGGGCTGTTCTCATGTCACAACCACTTGCTCAGCGGCCAACGCCGAGTTTTGTCGAAATCTTGGTGCCGACGAGATTATCGATTACAACTCTGAGAATCCACTTGAGGTGCTCAAGAAGAGTGAAGAGCAATTTGACTGCATCCTTGACACGGTCTTTATCAATCCGTACATGTACTGGCAGTGCCACCAATACCTCAAGCCCCACGGAACATATGTCTGCGTTGGCCTACCACCAAGATTCCAGACCTTCAAGTCTCTCCTTACCATCAAACTGTTACCGAGATGGCTCGGGGGCGGAAAGCGAAAGTTCAAGTATCATTCGGTGATTGCGAACCAGAGGGATTTCACTCAAGTTGCCGGCTGGATCAGAGATGGGAAGATTAACACTTTTATTGAGCAGGAGTTTGCATTGGATGATGCAGGAAGGGCTTATGCGAGACTGAAAGCGGGAAGGACGAGGGGAAAGTTGGTCGTTCGTGTTGGAGGAGAGCCTGGCAGCGATCAGTATGACCTTGATCTTTGAGGCTGGGGTAACGAGATGGAAACAGTTAATGGGATATGGTCGGGCTACATGTTTTCGAGTATGGAAATCCGATGGGCACTAAGGAAGTGCGATTAATGATGAGGGAAGTATCCATCCGTACCTGGACGTTTGAGTTACCGGTAACTCATGAATTTCGACCCTTCTAACTCACTCATGAGTTTAACTCAGACTCATGAGTCAACTCACGTATAATGATCATGTGATAATGCCAGCTTCCCAAATAGGAAGTTGGTGATAAGAATCTATGGTATTAAAGTGCAGAGAATCACCACGCTATTCAATATCACTAATTTCTATATCGAGATCATCATTACCAATGTCCGGATCGCATACTAGGCTCAGTCCACCGAGCCGAGTCCCGACAATATGCCCATTCCGTATCCAGTTGCCAAGACACTCAACTTCCTGCAGCCGCTCGCACGTCATCGAGAGCCGGTCCCATGATGCGGTCCTACGAGCGCCTGAGAATGTCCTTTCTAGCTCTGCCGACTGAGGGCTTATCGACAGTATATCGTTGGCCATATGGCTAAGGCGTGGAAACTGCCGTCGTCGTTCAATGCGACACCACCACTCCACAGGTTTGCAATCGACCTTGATAGTCGGAGAATTAATAAATGCGTCTAAGTTATAGCCATCGGTTGAAAGAGCCGTCTCGACCTCCATCTCCAGTAGCAATAGCTGTAGCTGCGAAGGCGAGTTCCCCAGCGCAGCTGGGATATCCTCCGGAATAGTTTCTATGTCTCCGTCGATATTGATATCGTATTTCTCCTCCCATATTTGCCGAGCTCCCACAATCGCTGGGTTAATCCATGCACTCTTCCAGTTCTTATCCAAGTATGCTTTTCGACAGCGTGgatcgagaagaagagcggCGACGTAAACGGGAGTCTCATCAGACATAATGTAGTATTTATCGAGTACAAACAAGCCCATCTCGATAGAATGGAGCATACGGCTATCATGGAACTCCGGGGTCGAGTAGTGTATCTAACAAATTAGTTAAAGGCTGTCCGTTTAACGGAGATAGACCTTATCTTCGCTTTCTCAAAGTGGCTGAGAAGACCATCCATCAGCCGCAGCGTACTGAAGAGGCTCGATTTATCGCCTTCTGTTATCAAAGTTGCCTCGGTAAAGGGCTGGAGGAAAAAGTATGCGTTTTCGACAGTATATCCCAGTCGGCGCCTGATAGATGAGCAGAGCCGATGTCCTTGTCATGGTCTACCATAAACTGGACGATCTGTGCCTTCTTATCGAGGGCGACACTGATAACTTTATACCATGAGGACCACCGTGTTGCGTTCTCGATCCCGAGACTGCGACCCACAGCTTCGCGCCAGTTATCACTATAGATTGGAGAGCTTCCAAGCCAAACTGCGAAATGCTGGAGCTTCTGGAGAGCATTAATGCCTTCCCATCCGCTAAATTCTAATAGCTGAGTAGTCCTCTCTCTCGTCGGATGTCCCTGCTGTCTCCCCTGCTTCTCCTCTGATGTGTGATCCACCGTGGTATCGGGTGCTGAAGCGTATTCTGATTTAGAGCAGTAGAGAAGGTTTCGATAGACTGTGCACCAGCGACGTTGCCGGCGTCATTAAAGGCAGTGCGTAAAGTTTCTTTCGAGCGCGCGAGAAGGAAAGTTTGAAGGGAAAGGTTAATAATATGGTCGAAACAGCAGACGCGGCGGACTGGATTAAAGATTATCTAAACGAAACTCAGCTGGCACAACCATAGAAACTTATCTTTACTTAAACCTCGCCCGTGAAGTAGCTTCTTTAACAAAGCTTCTAGGCAGGCATTGTTCGGGGATGCCTTATCCACAGTATGATAACCCACGCGTCGAATTTCGAATCGCTCTAAGAAATCAGCGATCAGGCCGGCCTGTGACTCGCCAGAGTGGCCTTTTCGACACTCTAACAGACCTAGAAGCGCCTTTCGAAGTTTATAGCCCTTATCGACCCACTGTCCGCATACTGCAAGCATACCATGTCGGTGTGGTGATGTCCAGGGATCAGACGAGAGGTGAATCATCGAAATGGCAGATTGAAGGGACTCGGCTAACTGAGTAGCGTAGAACTCATAGCTAGCTGCGATGTAGCGCATCACTGTACGTTGGGAGGTAATGAGACTATCCTCGATGGCAGGATTGCATGTTAGTGCTAGGTCCTTTAGCTCATCCCACTCAATCATCGAAAAGACCACTCTGCGACGTGTGAGAAGGCTAACAAGAGCTTCGATGTAAGCCTGTCGATTGAAGGTATTCCGTAATGCCGCTTCGGATGGCGTAGTCAATGACGTGATATATACGTCGAGCGATTGCTGAGATTGATTCTGCTGGCTAGAAAGCCCGATCAGATATGGATGATTATTCCTCATGTGGCGCCGCGCATTGCCCTTATAGCCATCCTTCCATGGCTTCGCCGTACAGTATAAGCAGACATATAAAGTGTGAGGCTTCGCCTTCTCTCTGGTGAAAAATGTCTTAATATCGATGAAGTCGGGGGCGTAAGATGGTATCCTTGGTACGGACGAAGTTGCGGATGCCATGGCGATGGCTTGATGATATAGATAATGGATCGAGGCGATGAAGAGTCTGCCGATAAGTCGTCCTAGAAACTGCCGTAGCTACTCGGaagacttttttttttttactttaagATTCTTGTCAATTTCTGATGGATCTCGATCATAGGGATATAAGCCCTTGATTTCTCTATCTAATGAGTGGAAACAGGTCGGATTCTTATACATAAGATGAATTGGTCCTCTGGGGCCGTTGTGTTGAAGACCTTGCTTTTTGGGAGACATAGGTGATACCGGACTTCCGGGCTGCCGGTCTAAACAGCCTGCCTGCACTGCTGGGAGGCCTTCCTTTCGGTTTGATTAAATGTATGACCATCTGGTCTACTGGATGTGATAATTCTGAATAGAGGGGTTGCGATAAATTAGATTAGATCAGATTATAGATCGGGCCAATCAGACGCCGGGAACGCCGTTATGAGGTTATCGGTTAACTTATGAGTTGGGTTTGAGTTAACTAAAATGCCCAGGTATGATTCTTACGGGCCGTAAGAATGTAATCGAAGAATAAGaaggtattattaaatcGAGAATCCTGCGAGAAGGAAATGTCTAAATCTTCGCGCGGTCCGGGCATGCGTATAGAATAATTGTTGGCTTATTGAGGCAGCATGTTCTTGGACTCTTCGTCGGTAAGGAAGATCTCATCGACGGGGTCTCGGCGGTTCTCGAGGGGAACGTAGTCGCAATCGATGCAGGAGGGAAGGAAGATCTCTGTATGTGACGTTTGTTAACTGATGTTTCGGTGGGTCACATTAATGACTTCATCACAACATACCCGGATTCCAGGCAAAACCCTGGCTGGAGGAGACGTAGCAGATCTATGGCAGAAAATGTCAGTATGGATTTGCTGGAATACGGTATGTCGTCTTGCACCTCCGGAGGCCCGAGGAGAACGGGGCTGAAGTCACTTATCAGCCAAGGAGGGCTGTTCGGTTCACCGATGTTAATGACGGTGCATTCTTGCTTGGAGAGAAAGGAGCCTGGGACGAAGTCAGCAATGCCGGCACAAACGATCTGTGGGTGCAATCACGTCGGGTTGGGGGAGGATCCGGCTTCAACCAACCTAGGAAGCTTAGTCGGCGGGCGTGCAGCGCTTTGTCCCTGCCAGCCGAAGGCGGGGAGCATGAAGGCGAGGTCGAGTAAGGACTATTGGCAGAAGAGTCAGTGCCCTTGTGACAAGAGGGCGTAGCCGAGGGGCCAGCGGGAAGAGCGATGGAGGACGACATGCTGTGAGATGGTGAGAGGAAGCGAGACACCGAAACGAGGGTTACTGTGTGACGGGCATCGGCCGAGTCGTGAGcaaggagggagaggaagtGAGCTTCCTGAGAATGCAATGACTCAAGAAGCAAGCCGTCTGTATACGATGAGGGACGAAGAGACTCAAGAAAAGCTCGgagggaagaaagaagaagacgaagagaaaagaagatggaggtCGAAAGGTGGCGAGGTTCGCAAAGGACGGCAGAAGGTGGTTTCGAAATGCACGGCAACTCCCGACCGCCGACAACCAGTGAATCGCTGCCGCATCATCCCGTGACGGGCGAGTGACCCGACACTGATAAGCCACAGCCAGGTCGTTGCAGACGCCACGAGAGGACGGGAAAAAGAGCCAATGAAACCAGGACAAACGAAACAGGGTCAACAAAACGTACATAAATCCTGTGAAAAATTAGCGACTCTTGATAGTTGGTCATTCTTGCGTCATGATGTCCTTTGTTCTCTTATTTAACTGTGACCCAGTTGTTGGCTTTCTGGAGGATCTAGGATATACAAAGAATAACGTTGTATTAAGCGAGCGGCGGATTATAGGCCAATAGCGGACTTTGGTAATTTTTTTGGCGGGACCTGCATATAAAAGGTACATCAAAATTGTTAAGAAGGCTTAACAATTTTTGAGGACTTCTCCCAGCCATTCCCGGCAAATTGAATGTTGGCGTAACTTACCGGCCTGCTACCGGGTCACTGGAGACCTCTCTCATTGACTGGTCTTGATCTCTCGGTGCTTCTACCCGGATCATCACATTTGCTTCTCGTAAATTATCTGCATCATTATTGGCGAATCGATTTACCAGCCAACATTATACCCGTATATTAAACCGGTAAATAGTCCTATCGTCGCCCACTGGATTAGCATTGCATGATAACGAGCAACATCCGTGACGTGGCCTCCGATCACAGATCCTTTTTTGCCAGCCTTTGAAGTGGACCAAGGTTGATCAAATCTCCGAGAGCAGGATATCAAATATCGTTGCCATGCTTCCACCATCGCTGCAGGCAAGCATGAGTCAGATTCGATACTTTTACCGCATCATCAGCCTTGACACCTTACGACCGGGTGTCCTGGCCTCAGAGGGGCCCCAAAAAGCTCAGCTACCCTCACAGGCACATGTGCCGACTCTGACCCAGGATCCGGCCGTCACTGAGATGCTCCAGTGGAACGATGCTCATCAGGATGCGGATTCGAAGGCCGTGTGCCCGCGACCGATGAGCCGGGTTCTTTACTCGGAGTCGGTGGATGATGGTAAGGCTATCAGGGGGTCATCTGGTATTAATTGGAAGTTTGCGCGGCAAGGTGAGGCGGATTCTGGCAGGGGCCAAAAGTCATATCCATCATGTTGATCATAAGTTCACTCTAGGCACAAGTCTCGTAAACATCTCCGTCGATGGAGGCAGGCCCGCAGTCGCAGAGGAGGATGTTACTTTCGAGCGGAAGGCCTTCATTGATGGGGTGACGTATCTCCTCAAGGCACTTCCCCCGGACCTCGATGTCTGCGAACTGAGGCGGATCCAATCCGCTCTGCCGGAGGATGTTGCCCATCTGGACCAGGTGGCGGTTCAGAAAGGAGACGGCTTGACCCAATCCGCTTCTGGTCGCCCACGATCCATTCTGCACCGCAGTGTCCAGATGACCGTGGCCAACTTGATCTTCGTCCTCAGCTTTATGCTGCCGTATCTGATGTATCTCATCCGCCACATAGCACGAATGGAGCGGAAATACAAGGTTTTTGAGACCGTGGTCGGCCATGGGCTCAGCTTTGTCAACTCGATCGGGAAACAGAGCTTGTCCCTTACCGAAACGATGTGCCAGATGAACGACGGAAAAGTTGGACAGGCTCTTCTGGAAGCATTCTTATGGACGGTGGATGGGGTCGCACGGGGGATATCGGAGGGGCTTGGCGAGGGTCTACAGCTCTATTGCTCCTCCCACTTTCACTGAAAGTGGACGTTTCGCCTTGTCATTGGCCAATCATCCCTGTATCTACCCCGAATTCCCCCGCATTCCATGCTCACAATAGAACCTCCAAGCAAATTTTAAGTCAGAGCGGTGATCTAGCCCTTTGATTGGTTGACTTCTTtaccttcttttcttcctgAGTTTCGAGTTCAACCTTATTTGAGGGATCTGAACGCGTTGACGCGCGCATGACGTGTATCCTGGTCATCTATCTAACTTTCAGGGAAATTTGTGCTTTGTAGAGTTGAAAGAATTCATCATTAGCACCTTATCCCTTCGAGTGCTAACAGACGCCAGGTACGTGGAGATGTAAGGTTGCAGCCAATCAGCGCGCTGCTGAGAACGTTTTGACCCAATCAGAAATCGCACCCTATCGGTACTTCTATTTACTAGATAATTTGCGTGTGAAAGTAGTACCAGCAATTGTCCGAATTACATAATGAGACATTGCACTCATAGCAACCTGATCTCGAGTATCTCCTTTTGCCTCTATTTCCGGGCACCTATCCTAATGCTTCTCTCAACCGCGGAAGGCTGCTACAAGCTACGCAAGGGGAGTTAGAACCGCGCTGACTTCGACTATGCTCTTGCCCATGGAATCCTATCATTCCTTTTATCTGAGACTCTTCGTGGCCGGGCATGTCGCCGTGCTTGTACTGACGACCCGAAACGCTGAATTAATTGGGCAGATAGGTGTCTCCGCCATTGGTATTGGCTCTCGAAGGCCTTCCACTCTGGCTCACCCCAGATTTGAAGTAGAAAACTATTGACGAGTATTACTTCGAGGAGGAAGTTCCAGGCTATTGACTGCCATCCTCCTCTCCTTATGGGCCGTGAGTATTGGTTATAAGACCTCAGCTGGTCTCCAGTGTCAACGCCATTCGTATGGTGGCTATGTTCGTCGATCCCCAACGGCACACGGAGATCCTTTCCCAACTCGGACCCAAATACCTCCCGCGCAGCTCGGTTGGCGGCAGAGGAGCCGGCAGGCCATCGGCGACCCCCTATGACTTGGTTTCCTTCACGAAAGACAGTCgtaagaaaaagaacaagagcgTTATCCTTCCAGCTAAACTGATTTACATACGTTGTGGTAATAAAATATTAGCAGCAATCGCATGCCAATACAACCCACTGCTACCACGTACCTTTCCATCCTTTGTCGGAATGCAGTGCATTTGGCCCCAAGGGATTCCCTTTTCCTTCCCTATCCTTCTCAGCAACGAGTAGCTTCGTCAACGCCGCTATCCTTGTGGTCAGGTTCCGGACGCACCTACCTGGCTTGAACGAAGTGCTTTGGAAGTGTTTTACTGAACGCTAAAAGATTGTCGAGGAATACGTGGTAAACCGCAAGCGGCAATAAAGTCAGTAACGCGGTGACGACCCGTTGAGTAGGCGTGAGATGCTCTTCAGCCACCTCTTCGTCACCCTGTCTCGAGCACTGGCGGTGGAACAAGTCCGCAAGGCCCTCTGCCGCGAACGTGCCACAACCAACGGACGAAGTATCCAGACTGTCGCAGAACCCATACCTTATAACCGGTCGGTGTAGGCTTCTGAGGAATCGTTGTTGTCTCTAATGAGCGGCCTGTGAAACGTACCATAGCCTCGTCCACCGTCAAATCACTGCCGGGCACGTACATAGAGTCTCCAGTCCCTTGTATATGCTTCGACCATCGGTCGACCTGCCTGTAGACGCTGGGCATCAGGCCTTCCTGGGGCTGAGCCCGGCGGTGACCACGGCCATAGCTTCCTGAAAGAGCCATAGATGCGTATTGTTGTACAATAGTTGTGTAGTGTTGTACAACTTTAGTAGTGGAAAGGTAGTGTTGTACAACTTTACAACAGTTGTACAACAATAAGGTCACGTGCAACGACCAAACGGGTAGAATTAAGGTGCCATGGCTCTATATCTTCGTCTATAGCATTCTAGTCGTCTTGTAGACCTACATCCATATGTGCCCCATCATTTTCAGCCAGTGGATTGCATACTAGGCCCAATCCACCCTCCCCGGAGGGGACAATTAGTCCTTCTCGTAGCCAGTTGCCGATACATTCCACCTTCTCAAGATTCTTGCAAGTGATTCGAAGCCGGTCTCACGAAGCAGTACGTCGA
Protein-coding sequences here:
- a CDS encoding uncharacterized protein (At least one base has a quality score < 10), which produces MALSGSYGRGHRRAQPQEGLMPSVYRQVDRWSKHIQGTGDSMYVPGSDLTVDEAMVRFTGRSLETTTIPQKPTPTGYKVWVLRQSGYFCSRQGDEEVAEEHLTPTQRVVTALLTLLPLAVYHVFLDNLLAFSKTLPKHFVQARIGKEKGIPWGQMHCIPTKDGKFSWKDNALVLFLTTVFREGNQVIGGRRWPAGSSAANRAAREVFGSELGKDLRVPLGIDEHSHHTNGVDTGDQLRSYNQYSRPIRRGGWQSIAWNFLLEVILVNSFLLQIWGEPEWKAFESQYQWRRHLSAQLIQRFGSSDSMGKSIVEVSAVLTPLA
- a CDS encoding uncharacterized protein (At least one base has a quality score < 10) → MLPPSLQASMSQIRYFYRIISLDTLRPGVLASEGPQKAQLPSQAHVPTLTQDPAVTEMLQWNDAHQDADSKAVCPRPMSRVLYSESVDDGKAIRGSSGINWKFARQGTSLVNISVDGGRPAVAEEDVTFERKAFIDGVTYLLKALPPDLDVCELRRIQSALPEDVAHLDQVAVQKGDGLTQSASGRPRSILHRSVQMTVANLIFVLSFMLPYLMYLIRHIARMERKYKVFETVVGHGLSFVNSIGKQSLSLTETMCQMNDGKVGQALLEAFLWTVDGVARGISEGLGEGLQLYCSSHFH